From Camelus bactrianus isolate YW-2024 breed Bactrian camel chromosome 16, ASM4877302v1, whole genome shotgun sequence, the proteins below share one genomic window:
- the ITGAE gene encoding integrin alpha-E isoform X3 yields MWLLHTLLCVTSLAPVAAFNVDVVQTWVTPEGGAPYVLSSLLHQDSSTNQTWLLVTSPSTSRTAEPLHRCSLAHDELRCQPVEHVPIPKRRYRGVTAVRNQHGVLICIQVATRQPHSLSSEFTGNCSLLAPDLQPRAQVYFSNLESLLDPDAHVDAGVCSRNKEGSTENRARQRRALKVEEEEEEEEEEEGAGTEIAIILDGSGSIDPPDFQRAKDFISNMMKNVYEKCFECSFALVQYGAVIQTELDLQDSQDVTASLARVQSITQVGNVTKTASAMQHVLDNIFTPSHGSRRKASKVMVVLTDGDIFGDPLNLTTVINSPKMQGVERFAIGVGDAFKNNKTYEQLKLIASETPEAHAFKVTNYMALDGLLSKLQQSIIRVEGTVGDAPHYQLAQVGFSAQILDEGQVLLGAVGAFDWSGGVLLYDTNKCRGHFLNQTVVDAKAAQYGYLGYSVAVLHKPSGFAYVAGAPRHRQRGAVFELQEGRETDFVPVLEGEQMGSYFGSELCPVDIDMDGTTDFLLVAAPFYHVQGEEGRVYVYRVNKQDGSFSLEHELIGHSRLIYARFGFAMATVGDISQDKLTDVAIGAPLEDFGADDGAGFGSVYIYNGRSTNQLVNLSTSWSQRIRASVVAPGLHYFGMSVAGGLDFSGDGLADITVGALGRAAVLRSRPVVPLKVSMNFTPNSLPIGFSGSVNACLWFEISSETTAAKSGLRETALNFTLDLDVMMPRKRLQCLDERACQGSLQDWDAGPRLCKPFLLIPTEGQLCQEDCFSNISIKVSYQLQTPEGRRDHPQPVLDLYTEPSTIFQLPYEKACKNKLFCVAELQLATTVSQQELVVGLTKELTMNISLTNSGEDSYMTSMAVKYPRNLQFKRIQKPPSPNIQCDDPKPAASVLVMNCKIGHPILKRSSVTLSLAWQLEESTFPNRTANITVMINNFNERRSLVSKTHSLQFKHAFIAVLPKPSVMYMNTSRGLSDHKEFLFNIHGENLFGAEFLLKICVPIKLQGLHLVRVKNLTKTQAHTVCTQTRERVCGSDPVQLVEEWHSVSCNISSDKENVTVAAELSFSQSEQLPRDVTELQILGEISFNKSLYEGLNSENHRTKCGFFKRKYQQLNLESIRKDQLKSESLLDEEN; encoded by the exons GCTTCTGGTCACCAGCCCCAGTACCAGCAGGACAGCAGAGCCCCTGCATCGATGTTCCCTTGCCCACGATGAGCTCCGTTGCCAACCAGTTG AGCATGTCCCCATCCCAAAAAGGAGGTACCGGGGAGTGACAGCTGTCCGGAACCAGCATGGTGTTTTG atCTGCATTCAAGTGGCGACCCGGCAGCCCCACAGCCTCAGCTCAGAGTTCACGGGTAACTGCAGCCTGCTGGCTCCTGACCTCCAGCCCCGGGCCCAGGTTTACTTCTCCAACCTTG AGAGTCTCCTGGATCCCGATGCCCATGTGGATGCTGGAGTCTGCTCCAGGAACAAAGAAGGCAGCACGGAGAACAGAGCCAGGCAGCGCCGGGctctgaaggtggaggaggaggaggaagaggaggaggaggaggagggagcag GTACCGAGATCGCCATCATCCTGGATGGCTCAGGAAGCATCGATCCCCCAGACTTCCAGAGAGCCAAAGATTTCATCTCCAACATGATGAAGAACGTCTATGAGAAGTGCTTTGAG TGCAGCTTTGCCCTGGTGCAGTACGGGGCAGTCATCCAGACGGAGCTTGACCTTCAGGACAGCCAAGACGTGACGGCCTCCCTCGCCAGAGTCCAGAGCATCACTCAAGTAGGCAATGTCACCAAGACTGCCTCTGCCATGCAGCATGTCCT AGACAACATCTTCACCCCAAGCCATGGCTCCAGAAGAAAGGCCTCCAAGGTCATGGTGGTGCTCACCGATGGGGACATATTCGGGGACCCCCTCAACCTCACGACTGTGATCAATTCCCCAAAGATGCAAGGTGTTGAGCGCTTTGCCATTGGG GTGGGAGATGCGTTTAAGAATAACAAGACCTATGAGCAACTGAAGCTGATCGCCTCAGAGACCCCTGAGGCCCACGCCTTCAAGGTGACCAACTACATGGCGCTGGATGGGCTGCTGAGCAAATTGCAGCAGAGCATCATTCGCGTGGAAG GCACGGTCGGAGATGCCCCCCACTACCAGCTGGCACAGGTCGGGTTCAGCGCCCAGATCCTGGACGAG GGACAGGTGCTGCTCGGAGCTGTCGGGGCCTTTGATTGGTCGGGGGGTGTGCTGCTCtatgacacaaataaatgtcGGGGCCATTTCCTGAACCAGACAGTGGTGGATGCCAAGGCTGCGCAATATGGTTACCTGG GTTACTCGGTGGCTGTGCTGCACAAGCCCTCTGGCTTCGCCTATGTGGCGGGGGCTCCACGGCACAGGCAGAGAGGGGCTGTGTttgagctccaggagggcagagagaCTGACTTCGTGCCAGTGCTGGAGGGCGAGCAG ATGGGGTCCTATTTTGGCTCTGAGCTGTGCCCTGTGGACATTGACATGGATGGGACCACGGACTTCTTGCTAGTGGCGGCTCCATTCTACCACGTTcaaggagaggagggcagagtcTACGTGTACCGTGTGAACAAGCAG GACGGTTCCTTCTCCTTGGAGCACGAACTGATCGGGCATTCCAGGTTAATATATGCCCGATTTGGCTTTGCCATGGCAACGGTGGGGGATATCAGTCAGGACAAGCTCACAGATGTGGCCATCGGGGCCCCCCTGGAGGACTTTGGAGCAGATGATGGCGCAGGTTTTGGCAGCGTGTACATCTACAATGGACGTTCTACCAACCAGCTGGTTAACCTCTCTACCAGCTGGTCACAG AGGATCAGAGCCTCAGTAGTGGCCCCAGGACTCCACTACTTCGGCATGTCTGTGGCCGGTGGCTTGGATTTCAGTGGCGACGGCCTTGCTGACATCACCGTGGGCGCTCTGGGCCGGGCAGCTGTGCTCCG CTCAAGACCTGTGGTTCCTCTGAAGGTGTCCATGAACTTCACCCCCAACTCACTGCCCATTGGCTTCAGCGGCAGCGTGAATGCATGTTTGTGGTTTGAAATCAGCTCTGAGACCACAGCTGCCAAGTCAG GCCTCAGAGAGACCGCTCTGAACTTCACACTGGACCTGGACGTGATGATGCCGCGGAAAAGGCTGCAGTGCTTGGACGAGAGGGCGTGTCAGggcagcctccaggactgggacgCTGGGCCCCGTCTCTGCAAGCCTTTCCTGCTCATCCCCACAGAGGGACAG CTCTGTCAGGAGGACTGCTTCTCCAACATCAGCATCAAGGTCAGCTACCAGCTCCAGACCCCTGAGGGCCGGAGGGACCACCCTCAGCCTGTCCTGGACTTATACACTGAGCCCTCCACCATCTTCCAG CTGCCCTATGAGAAGGCCTGCAAGAATAAGCTGTTTTGTGTCGCAGAGTTACAGTTGGCCACCACCGTCTCTCA GCAGGAATTAGTGGTGGGTCTCACAAAGGAGCTGACCATGAACATCAGCCTAACTAACTCCGGGGAAGATTCCTACATGACAAGCATGGCTGTGAAGTACCCCAGGAACTTACAGTTTAAGAGGATACAAAAG CCACCTTCTCCAAACATTCAGTGTGATGACCCTAAGCCAGCGGCTTCGGTCCTGGTCATGAACTGCAAGATTGGGCACCCCATACTCAAGAGgtcatct gtaacCCTTTCATTAGCTTGGCAGCTGGAGGAGAGCACCTTCCCAAACAGGACAGCCAATATCACTGTGATGATCAACAA TTTCAACGAAAGAAGGTCTCTGGTCAGTAAGACCCACAGCCTTCAATTCAAGCATGCCTTCATCGCAGTTCTTCCCAA GCCATCGGTGATGTACATGAACACAAGCCGTGGGCTTTCTGACCACAAAGAGTTCCTCTTCAAT ATACACGGGGAGAACCTCTTTGGAGCAGAGTTCCTGCTGAAAATCTGTGTTCCGATCAAATTACAAGGTCTTCACCTTGTAAGAGTGAAGAACCTGACCAAGACTCAG GCTCACACTGTGTGCACTCAGACCCGGGAGCGTGTTTGCGGGAGCGATCCGGTTCAG CTTGTGGAAGAATGGCATTCAGTGAGCTGTAACATCTCCtcggataaagaaaatgtaaccgTGGCTGCAGAGCTCTCCTTCAGTCAATCAGAGCAG TTACCAAGAGATGTAACTGAGCTGCAGATCCTTGGTGAAATATCTTTCAACAAGTCTCTCTATGAGGGGCTGAATTCAGAGAACCACAGAACTAAG
- the ITGAE gene encoding integrin alpha-E isoform X2, which produces MWLLHTLLCVTSLAPVAAFNVDVVQTWVTPEGGAPYVLSSLLHQDSSTNQTWLLVTSPSTSRTAEPLHRCSLAHDELRCQPVEHVPIPKRRYRGVTAVRNQHGVLICIQVATRQPHSLSSEFTGNCSLLAPDLQPRAQVYFSNLESLLDPDAHVDAGVCSRNKEGSTENRARQRRALKVEEEEEEEEEEEGAGTEIAIILDGSGSIDPPDFQRAKDFISNMMKNVYEKCFECSFALVQYGAVIQTELDLQDSQDVTASLARVQSITQVGNVTKTASAMQHVLDNIFTPSHGSRRKASKVMVVLTDGDIFGDPLNLTTVINSPKMQGVERFAIGVGDAFKNNKTYEQLKLIASETPEAHAFKVTNYMALDGLLSKLQQSIIRVEGTVGDAPHYQLAQVGFSAQILDEGQVLLGAVGAFDWSGGVLLYDTNKCRGHFLNQTVVDAKAAQYGYLGYSVAVLHKPSGFAYVAGAPRHRQRGAVFELQEGRETDFVPVLEGEQMGSYFGSELCPVDIDMDGTTDFLLVAAPFYHVQGEEGRVYVYRVNKQDGSFSLEHELIGHSRLIYARFGFAMATVGDISQDKLTDVAIGAPLEDFGADDGAGFGSVYIYNGRSTNQLVNLSTSWSQRIRASVVAPGLHYFGMSVAGGLDFSGDGLADITVGALGRAAVLRSRPVVPLKVSMNFTPNSLPIGFSGSVNACLWFEISSETTAAKSGLRETALNFTLDLDVMMPRKRLQCLDERACQGSLQDWDAGPRLCKPFLLIPTEGQLCQEDCFSNISIKVSYQLQTPEGRRDHPQPVLDLYTEPSTIFQLPYEKACKNKLFCVAELQLATTVSQQELVVGLTKELTMNISLTNSGEDSYMTSMAVKYPRNLQFKRIQKPPSPNIQCDDPKPAASVLVMNCKIGHPILKRSSVTLSLAWQLEESTFPNRTANITVMINNFNERRSLVSKTHSLQFKHAFIAVLPKPSVMYMNTSRGLSDHKEFLFNIHGENLFGAEFLLKICVPIKLQGLHLVRVKNLTKTQAHTVCTQTRERVCGSDPVQLVEEWHSVSCNISSDKENVTVAAELSFSQSEQLPRDVTELQILGEISFNKSLYEGLNSENHRTKITVIFLKDEEAYSLPLIIKSSVGGLLVLIVIVVILVKASLLRFSVAFLKENTNS; this is translated from the exons GCTTCTGGTCACCAGCCCCAGTACCAGCAGGACAGCAGAGCCCCTGCATCGATGTTCCCTTGCCCACGATGAGCTCCGTTGCCAACCAGTTG AGCATGTCCCCATCCCAAAAAGGAGGTACCGGGGAGTGACAGCTGTCCGGAACCAGCATGGTGTTTTG atCTGCATTCAAGTGGCGACCCGGCAGCCCCACAGCCTCAGCTCAGAGTTCACGGGTAACTGCAGCCTGCTGGCTCCTGACCTCCAGCCCCGGGCCCAGGTTTACTTCTCCAACCTTG AGAGTCTCCTGGATCCCGATGCCCATGTGGATGCTGGAGTCTGCTCCAGGAACAAAGAAGGCAGCACGGAGAACAGAGCCAGGCAGCGCCGGGctctgaaggtggaggaggaggaggaagaggaggaggaggaggagggagcag GTACCGAGATCGCCATCATCCTGGATGGCTCAGGAAGCATCGATCCCCCAGACTTCCAGAGAGCCAAAGATTTCATCTCCAACATGATGAAGAACGTCTATGAGAAGTGCTTTGAG TGCAGCTTTGCCCTGGTGCAGTACGGGGCAGTCATCCAGACGGAGCTTGACCTTCAGGACAGCCAAGACGTGACGGCCTCCCTCGCCAGAGTCCAGAGCATCACTCAAGTAGGCAATGTCACCAAGACTGCCTCTGCCATGCAGCATGTCCT AGACAACATCTTCACCCCAAGCCATGGCTCCAGAAGAAAGGCCTCCAAGGTCATGGTGGTGCTCACCGATGGGGACATATTCGGGGACCCCCTCAACCTCACGACTGTGATCAATTCCCCAAAGATGCAAGGTGTTGAGCGCTTTGCCATTGGG GTGGGAGATGCGTTTAAGAATAACAAGACCTATGAGCAACTGAAGCTGATCGCCTCAGAGACCCCTGAGGCCCACGCCTTCAAGGTGACCAACTACATGGCGCTGGATGGGCTGCTGAGCAAATTGCAGCAGAGCATCATTCGCGTGGAAG GCACGGTCGGAGATGCCCCCCACTACCAGCTGGCACAGGTCGGGTTCAGCGCCCAGATCCTGGACGAG GGACAGGTGCTGCTCGGAGCTGTCGGGGCCTTTGATTGGTCGGGGGGTGTGCTGCTCtatgacacaaataaatgtcGGGGCCATTTCCTGAACCAGACAGTGGTGGATGCCAAGGCTGCGCAATATGGTTACCTGG GTTACTCGGTGGCTGTGCTGCACAAGCCCTCTGGCTTCGCCTATGTGGCGGGGGCTCCACGGCACAGGCAGAGAGGGGCTGTGTttgagctccaggagggcagagagaCTGACTTCGTGCCAGTGCTGGAGGGCGAGCAG ATGGGGTCCTATTTTGGCTCTGAGCTGTGCCCTGTGGACATTGACATGGATGGGACCACGGACTTCTTGCTAGTGGCGGCTCCATTCTACCACGTTcaaggagaggagggcagagtcTACGTGTACCGTGTGAACAAGCAG GACGGTTCCTTCTCCTTGGAGCACGAACTGATCGGGCATTCCAGGTTAATATATGCCCGATTTGGCTTTGCCATGGCAACGGTGGGGGATATCAGTCAGGACAAGCTCACAGATGTGGCCATCGGGGCCCCCCTGGAGGACTTTGGAGCAGATGATGGCGCAGGTTTTGGCAGCGTGTACATCTACAATGGACGTTCTACCAACCAGCTGGTTAACCTCTCTACCAGCTGGTCACAG AGGATCAGAGCCTCAGTAGTGGCCCCAGGACTCCACTACTTCGGCATGTCTGTGGCCGGTGGCTTGGATTTCAGTGGCGACGGCCTTGCTGACATCACCGTGGGCGCTCTGGGCCGGGCAGCTGTGCTCCG CTCAAGACCTGTGGTTCCTCTGAAGGTGTCCATGAACTTCACCCCCAACTCACTGCCCATTGGCTTCAGCGGCAGCGTGAATGCATGTTTGTGGTTTGAAATCAGCTCTGAGACCACAGCTGCCAAGTCAG GCCTCAGAGAGACCGCTCTGAACTTCACACTGGACCTGGACGTGATGATGCCGCGGAAAAGGCTGCAGTGCTTGGACGAGAGGGCGTGTCAGggcagcctccaggactgggacgCTGGGCCCCGTCTCTGCAAGCCTTTCCTGCTCATCCCCACAGAGGGACAG CTCTGTCAGGAGGACTGCTTCTCCAACATCAGCATCAAGGTCAGCTACCAGCTCCAGACCCCTGAGGGCCGGAGGGACCACCCTCAGCCTGTCCTGGACTTATACACTGAGCCCTCCACCATCTTCCAG CTGCCCTATGAGAAGGCCTGCAAGAATAAGCTGTTTTGTGTCGCAGAGTTACAGTTGGCCACCACCGTCTCTCA GCAGGAATTAGTGGTGGGTCTCACAAAGGAGCTGACCATGAACATCAGCCTAACTAACTCCGGGGAAGATTCCTACATGACAAGCATGGCTGTGAAGTACCCCAGGAACTTACAGTTTAAGAGGATACAAAAG CCACCTTCTCCAAACATTCAGTGTGATGACCCTAAGCCAGCGGCTTCGGTCCTGGTCATGAACTGCAAGATTGGGCACCCCATACTCAAGAGgtcatct gtaacCCTTTCATTAGCTTGGCAGCTGGAGGAGAGCACCTTCCCAAACAGGACAGCCAATATCACTGTGATGATCAACAA TTTCAACGAAAGAAGGTCTCTGGTCAGTAAGACCCACAGCCTTCAATTCAAGCATGCCTTCATCGCAGTTCTTCCCAA GCCATCGGTGATGTACATGAACACAAGCCGTGGGCTTTCTGACCACAAAGAGTTCCTCTTCAAT ATACACGGGGAGAACCTCTTTGGAGCAGAGTTCCTGCTGAAAATCTGTGTTCCGATCAAATTACAAGGTCTTCACCTTGTAAGAGTGAAGAACCTGACCAAGACTCAG GCTCACACTGTGTGCACTCAGACCCGGGAGCGTGTTTGCGGGAGCGATCCGGTTCAG CTTGTGGAAGAATGGCATTCAGTGAGCTGTAACATCTCCtcggataaagaaaatgtaaccgTGGCTGCAGAGCTCTCCTTCAGTCAATCAGAGCAG TTACCAAGAGATGTAACTGAGCTGCAGATCCTTGGTGAAATATCTTTCAACAAGTCTCTCTATGAGGGGCTGAATTCAGAGAACCACAGAACTAAG
- the ITGAE gene encoding integrin alpha-E isoform X4, producing MWLLHTLLCVTSLAPVAAFNVDVVQTWVTPEGGAPYVLSSLLHQDSSTNQTWLLVTSPSTSRTAEPLHRCSLAHDELRCQPVEHVPIPKRRYRGVTAVRNQHGVLICIQVATRQPHSLSSEFTGNCSLLAPDLQPRAQVYFSNLESLLDPDAHVDAGVCSRNKEGSTENRARQRRALKVEEEEEEEEEEEGAGTEIAIILDGSGSIDPPDFQRAKDFISNMMKNVYEKCFECSFALVQYGAVIQTELDLQDSQDVTASLARVQSITQVGNVTKTASAMQHVLDNIFTPSHGSRRKASKVMVVLTDGDIFGDPLNLTTVINSPKMQGVERFAIGVGDAFKNNKTYEQLKLIASETPEAHAFKVTNYMALDGLLSKLQQSIIRVEGTVGDAPHYQLAQVGFSAQILDEGQVLLGAVGAFDWSGGVLLYDTNKCRGHFLNQTVVDAKAAQYGYLGYSVAVLHKPSGFAYVAGAPRHRQRGAVFELQEGRETDFVPVLEGEQMGSYFGSELCPVDIDMDGTTDFLLVAAPFYHVQGEEGRVYVYRVNKQDGSFSLEHELIGHSRLIYARFGFAMATVGDISQDKLTDVAIGAPLEDFGADDGAGFGSVYIYNGRSTNQLVNLSTSWSQRIRASVVAPGLHYFGMSVAGGLDFSGDGLADITVGALGRAAVLRSRPVVPLKVSMNFTPNSLPIGFSGSVNACLWFEISSETTAAKSGLRETALNFTLDLDVMMPRKRLQCLDERACQGSLQDWDAGPRLCKPFLLIPTEGQLCQEDCFSNISIKVSYQLQTPEGRRDHPQPVLDLYTEPSTIFQLPYEKACKNKLFCVAELQLATTVSQQELVVGLTKELTMNISLTNSGEDSYMTSMAVKYPRNLQFKRIQKPPSPNIQCDDPKPAASVLVMNCKIGHPILKRSSVTLSLAWQLEESTFPNRTANITVMINNFNERRSLVSKTHSLQFKHAFIAVLPKPSVMYMNTSRGLSDHKEFLFNIHGENLFGAEFLLKICVPIKLQGLHLVRVKNLTKTQPVCLGLCFATASLLLVDASPVTVPKASLWYSNRL from the exons GCTTCTGGTCACCAGCCCCAGTACCAGCAGGACAGCAGAGCCCCTGCATCGATGTTCCCTTGCCCACGATGAGCTCCGTTGCCAACCAGTTG AGCATGTCCCCATCCCAAAAAGGAGGTACCGGGGAGTGACAGCTGTCCGGAACCAGCATGGTGTTTTG atCTGCATTCAAGTGGCGACCCGGCAGCCCCACAGCCTCAGCTCAGAGTTCACGGGTAACTGCAGCCTGCTGGCTCCTGACCTCCAGCCCCGGGCCCAGGTTTACTTCTCCAACCTTG AGAGTCTCCTGGATCCCGATGCCCATGTGGATGCTGGAGTCTGCTCCAGGAACAAAGAAGGCAGCACGGAGAACAGAGCCAGGCAGCGCCGGGctctgaaggtggaggaggaggaggaagaggaggaggaggaggagggagcag GTACCGAGATCGCCATCATCCTGGATGGCTCAGGAAGCATCGATCCCCCAGACTTCCAGAGAGCCAAAGATTTCATCTCCAACATGATGAAGAACGTCTATGAGAAGTGCTTTGAG TGCAGCTTTGCCCTGGTGCAGTACGGGGCAGTCATCCAGACGGAGCTTGACCTTCAGGACAGCCAAGACGTGACGGCCTCCCTCGCCAGAGTCCAGAGCATCACTCAAGTAGGCAATGTCACCAAGACTGCCTCTGCCATGCAGCATGTCCT AGACAACATCTTCACCCCAAGCCATGGCTCCAGAAGAAAGGCCTCCAAGGTCATGGTGGTGCTCACCGATGGGGACATATTCGGGGACCCCCTCAACCTCACGACTGTGATCAATTCCCCAAAGATGCAAGGTGTTGAGCGCTTTGCCATTGGG GTGGGAGATGCGTTTAAGAATAACAAGACCTATGAGCAACTGAAGCTGATCGCCTCAGAGACCCCTGAGGCCCACGCCTTCAAGGTGACCAACTACATGGCGCTGGATGGGCTGCTGAGCAAATTGCAGCAGAGCATCATTCGCGTGGAAG GCACGGTCGGAGATGCCCCCCACTACCAGCTGGCACAGGTCGGGTTCAGCGCCCAGATCCTGGACGAG GGACAGGTGCTGCTCGGAGCTGTCGGGGCCTTTGATTGGTCGGGGGGTGTGCTGCTCtatgacacaaataaatgtcGGGGCCATTTCCTGAACCAGACAGTGGTGGATGCCAAGGCTGCGCAATATGGTTACCTGG GTTACTCGGTGGCTGTGCTGCACAAGCCCTCTGGCTTCGCCTATGTGGCGGGGGCTCCACGGCACAGGCAGAGAGGGGCTGTGTttgagctccaggagggcagagagaCTGACTTCGTGCCAGTGCTGGAGGGCGAGCAG ATGGGGTCCTATTTTGGCTCTGAGCTGTGCCCTGTGGACATTGACATGGATGGGACCACGGACTTCTTGCTAGTGGCGGCTCCATTCTACCACGTTcaaggagaggagggcagagtcTACGTGTACCGTGTGAACAAGCAG GACGGTTCCTTCTCCTTGGAGCACGAACTGATCGGGCATTCCAGGTTAATATATGCCCGATTTGGCTTTGCCATGGCAACGGTGGGGGATATCAGTCAGGACAAGCTCACAGATGTGGCCATCGGGGCCCCCCTGGAGGACTTTGGAGCAGATGATGGCGCAGGTTTTGGCAGCGTGTACATCTACAATGGACGTTCTACCAACCAGCTGGTTAACCTCTCTACCAGCTGGTCACAG AGGATCAGAGCCTCAGTAGTGGCCCCAGGACTCCACTACTTCGGCATGTCTGTGGCCGGTGGCTTGGATTTCAGTGGCGACGGCCTTGCTGACATCACCGTGGGCGCTCTGGGCCGGGCAGCTGTGCTCCG CTCAAGACCTGTGGTTCCTCTGAAGGTGTCCATGAACTTCACCCCCAACTCACTGCCCATTGGCTTCAGCGGCAGCGTGAATGCATGTTTGTGGTTTGAAATCAGCTCTGAGACCACAGCTGCCAAGTCAG GCCTCAGAGAGACCGCTCTGAACTTCACACTGGACCTGGACGTGATGATGCCGCGGAAAAGGCTGCAGTGCTTGGACGAGAGGGCGTGTCAGggcagcctccaggactgggacgCTGGGCCCCGTCTCTGCAAGCCTTTCCTGCTCATCCCCACAGAGGGACAG CTCTGTCAGGAGGACTGCTTCTCCAACATCAGCATCAAGGTCAGCTACCAGCTCCAGACCCCTGAGGGCCGGAGGGACCACCCTCAGCCTGTCCTGGACTTATACACTGAGCCCTCCACCATCTTCCAG CTGCCCTATGAGAAGGCCTGCAAGAATAAGCTGTTTTGTGTCGCAGAGTTACAGTTGGCCACCACCGTCTCTCA GCAGGAATTAGTGGTGGGTCTCACAAAGGAGCTGACCATGAACATCAGCCTAACTAACTCCGGGGAAGATTCCTACATGACAAGCATGGCTGTGAAGTACCCCAGGAACTTACAGTTTAAGAGGATACAAAAG CCACCTTCTCCAAACATTCAGTGTGATGACCCTAAGCCAGCGGCTTCGGTCCTGGTCATGAACTGCAAGATTGGGCACCCCATACTCAAGAGgtcatct gtaacCCTTTCATTAGCTTGGCAGCTGGAGGAGAGCACCTTCCCAAACAGGACAGCCAATATCACTGTGATGATCAACAA TTTCAACGAAAGAAGGTCTCTGGTCAGTAAGACCCACAGCCTTCAATTCAAGCATGCCTTCATCGCAGTTCTTCCCAA GCCATCGGTGATGTACATGAACACAAGCCGTGGGCTTTCTGACCACAAAGAGTTCCTCTTCAAT ATACACGGGGAGAACCTCTTTGGAGCAGAGTTCCTGCTGAAAATCTGTGTTCCGATCAAATTACAAGGTCTTCACCTTGTAAGAGTGAAGAACCTGACCAAGACTCAG CCTGTCTGCCTTGGACTCTGCTTTGCCACAGCCTCTCTGCTGTTGGTTGATGCCTCACCAGTAACAGTTCCCAAAGCCAGCCTGTGGTACAGCAACAGGCTCTGA